ATATCCCATAACGACAAGCAACACAATACTACAAAAGAAAATAAAGCTACTTCATGGACAAATAGGTTAAACTATTTTTCAATAGGATTTTTTATTTTTGGAGTTATATTTCTCATTGTTTTTAGTGCTATAAATTTATTATAGGAAGGAGGTGTAATGCTATGGGCATGAAGAAAGATGCTGGTTATGTTCCACCTAAACAGCCAGCAAAACCAGATGACAAAGGTTTTGTTCCTCCAAAACCCCCAGCGAAGCCACCAGCAACGCCTAAAAAATAGGCACAATGATTACGGTTTGGGCGGGTTTTTAAAAGTGTTTCCTGGGACACATTAAGGAGCCTTTTCCTCTTATGCTATAATCAATCAAAAGGAGGTGAGATAAATGCTTGTAAAGATAGACACATATTTTGATGGCGAGTTTTGGTGTGCACGCGGGTTTAATGAAGATATATTTACCCAAGGTGCAACATATGATGAATTATTGAAAAATATTAAGGAAGCTGTAGCCTTACATTTTGAGGACGAATTTAAAAAAGGCAAAACTGCGGAGATTCTTGTGATGTCTGAGATGGAGGTGAGCGGTGTCACCTAAATTGCCGCAGATTAGCGGTCAAGATTTGCTGAAGTCCCTTGAAAAACTTGGTTATCAGATAGTTAGACAGAAGGGCAGCCATATAAGGTTAAGAAAAGTAGCGACTACAGGGGAACATAATATTACTGTCCCAAATCATAAAACACTTGCAAAGGGAACACTAAACGATATTCTTACACGTGTCAGCCTCTGGAATAATATAAGCAAGGAAGAATTGATAAAGACATTATAAGATATCGCCCTCAAGAAAAAATCCATTCACGACAATCCCATCTCTCTCGTTGACCGTATGCTTGAACTGAATAAAAAGAAAAACACCTCTTTTTCTTATGCTATAATCAATCAAAGGGAGGATACTATGTCGGTTATAGAGAAAAAGACAAAGCATCCCTATATTTCTACTGACCCGAAGATTTCAGGAGGTCAGCCTATTATCAGTGGCACACGCATAAAGGTGGCGGATATTGCCCTGAGATATGAACTCATGGGGCTCAGTGCCGATAGGATTATAGACGAATATCCCCATCTTAAACTTGAGCAAATCCATGATGCACTTTCTTACTATTATGAGCATAAGACCAAACTTGACAGGAAATATAGGACAGATGAGGCATTCTTGAGCCAGCTTAAGAAACAGTATCCGTCCAAGGTGAAAGCAAAACTTGGGTGAAGATTTACGCTGATGAGAACATAGAAAGCTCTATAATTGAGGGTTTAAGAAGGCGTAGAATAGAAGTAATTTCTGCCAGAGAACTTGGATTTATTGGCAAGCCTGATGAATTTCATATCAGGCAAGCATCTGAAATAAAAACCGTAATTCTTACACATGATTCTGATTTTCTGAAAATAGCAGGCAGTGGAATAAATCACCGTGGAATAATATTCGCCCATCCAAAGAATCTCTCAATCGGGCAATGTATCAGAGAAGTTGAATTGATAGTAAACATCCTTACAGATAAAGATATGGAAAACCATATTGAGTTTCTATGACCTGTAACCTCAAGAAAAATCCCTCCGTGACAAACTCGTCTCTTTAGTTGACAAGATGCTTGAACTCCACAAGAAAAAAGGCTCTATGTATCCCTCATCTGAAAGAGATAAGATAGAGCGTGAGATTGCTATTACAGATGAAAAGATAGATGACATTGTCTATGGGCTTTATGGTCTTACAGATGAGGAGAGAAGGATAATTGAAGATAAATGAGTGAAAAAGTCCTGTTTGTTTTTATGCTATAATTAGCTAACAGGAGGTGCTTTGATGGGAGTATCAGTCAAGATATCTGAAAAGATAACCGAGCATATAAAAAAACCATATGACAAGTTCATAAATGAGACCCTTGTGGTGGAATTTTACAGAGAAGGCTTGCTCACTCTCAGGCAGTCAGCAGAGGTGCTGGGAATAGGTTTGAATGAGATGCTTGATGTTTTAGCAAAAAGGAAGACATATATAAACTACGGCACTGAAGAACTCGACGAAGACATCTCCTATGCACGCAGTTAGCGATGCTGATGTCATAATACATCTGTCAAAACTAAATAAACTCTCTCTTTTACAATCTCTGTATA
The sequence above is a segment of the Nitrospirota bacterium genome. Coding sequences within it:
- a CDS encoding DUF433 domain-containing protein; translated protein: MSVIEKKTKHPYISTDPKISGGQPIISGTRIKVADIALRYELMGLSADRIIDEYPHLKLEQIHDALSYYYEHKTKLDRKYRTDEAFLSQLKKQYPSKVKAKLG
- a CDS encoding UPF0175 family protein; this translates as MGVSVKISEKITEHIKKPYDKFINETLVVEFYREGLLTLRQSAEVLGIGLNEMLDVLAKRKTYINYGTEELDEDISYARS
- a CDS encoding type II toxin-antitoxin system HicB family antitoxin, which produces MLVKIDTYFDGEFWCARGFNEDIFTQGATYDELLKNIKEAVALHFEDEFKKGKTAEILVMSEMEVSGVT
- a CDS encoding DUF5615 family PIN-like protein, which translates into the protein MKIYADENIESSIIEGLRRRRIEVISARELGFIGKPDEFHIRQASEIKTVILTHDSDFLKIAGSGINHRGIIFAHPKNLSIGQCIREVELIVNILTDKDMENHIEFL
- a CDS encoding type II toxin-antitoxin system HicA family toxin, coding for MSPKLPQISGQDLLKSLEKLGYQIVRQKGSHIRLRKVATTGEHNITVPNHKTLAKGTLNDILTRVSLWNNISKEELIKTL